The following proteins are co-located in the Ailuropoda melanoleuca isolate Jingjing chromosome 13, ASM200744v2, whole genome shotgun sequence genome:
- the ZNF831 gene encoding zinc finger protein 831 isoform X2, translating into MEVPELTRPALPARDQPAPAPGRPGALGGQVSPHLTLGPVILPPEQGLATTVFLKALPIPLYHTVPPGGLQPRAPLVTCNLDGGGVPFILSPLLRPEGPGPTQVGKPAAPALTVNIVGTLPVLSPGLGPMLGSPGKVRNAGKYLCPHCGRDCLKPSVLEKHIRSHTGERPFPCATCGIAFKTQSNLYKHRRTQTHLNHSRLSSESDAGGGSLLEEGDKAGESSRADGMGDSNNQRVGGGARSERPLSPGTRGPGHCPAPAMHLSSVAKTLGLKLEAVPCPGSTFADRETPVDSAHTASPGLALAGSQPRWKLPEQTSPTAGRPCSLQQQQVATSSEKPWDAKALEGRLRKCESTDSGYLSRSDSAEQPPAPGSPLHSLSEHSAESEGEVALGPGGPGLQLEKKHLEERIAWLISHNQAVVDDSQLDNVRPRKTVLCKQGSIDLPMPYTYKDSFHFDIRALQPGRRKPAALSSARSTFTPPDKARPLFFHSVPTQLSTTVACVPITRSNSLPFVEGTRTWQEPPDPQVACPRRQKPLSPRPAPARLIDVPSSHPRALVRQAAVEDLPCPPTGDSLTPAEDPDGSTAAAGEGAAIKGRAASKKCSQRELKMFSQDKWQVYGNETFKRIYQKMKSSCHGGKKAKEVTVGSGTELDLPLQEELAGNEGTVLSQDGRTPVHGDTSVGAKPGPCRSPLAPEGFLGMESPKQREMVARAGGSDQPGVNRATSPPTLSCREPPCSGGKSPQLSPNGRLKPGCQLPPSPGPLKGGELKAPKLVLSDPKLEGGTRGGGDKKETCQWTQTVARRPSGGSAEPQPSEDKLPSERKKLKVEKLSCQEQSEPLETEREVPGGPVQATSSTSQNQDGDPGDKPGGLRESADGVVMGRAGQPGKPSGLSGATCTAPSVAPRQVGLREESLPCPAAVSLGHQSHLATQAPSVLAALADTAFPPKYLLRLPQGETCPPLPGPPGPGQGQDTLCRRRWPEEWASFVGAGPGTLLAPCLASGSAPSGTDSFEEDPGCSRPWRRRKGVQGEEKRDLDTGTPAVGPSPGSSTGAPRETASFLPTPACATWKTGPPDTQHLCTGSSVVGTRPSGGVPSPCALSRELGGPPENALEDPSLGPLAGLSSCCSSLMAPTPPGWPELASCTQSETLWSFRAHGPFPSLRAEPRLTWCCLSRSLPLPTEQKEKAASVYLALHFLGGSPQDKGPDTQPVSRAVVGGRMKTGLGEGGQVQTSKPSCPVASGMVSQERVSEPEWKKGLPWRKAKMFRGSGKQKLSIRSRRSESARGAISCLFRISCWLWAQREGGGGWLQTNLGKLPSQHKFRGWQRNRPSNHEGGFSSCRWAR; encoded by the exons ATGGAGGTGCCAGAACTCACTCGCCCTGCCTTGCCTGCCAGAGACCAGCCAGCTCCTGCTCCTGGACGCCCAGGAGCCCTAGGTGGGCAGGTGTCACCTCACCTGACCCTGGGCCCTGTCATTCTGCCACCAGAGCAGGGTCTGGCCACTACCGTGTTCCTGAAGGCCCTGCCCATCCCATTGTACCACACAGTGCCTCCGGGGGGCCTCCAGCCACGTGCCCCCCTTGTGACGTGCAACCTGGATGGGGGCGGCGTACCCTTTATTCTTAGCCCCCTGCTGCGGCCTGAAGGGCCGGGCCCTACCCAGGTGGGGAAGCCAGCAGCCCCGGCACTCACCGTGAACATTGTGGGCACTCTGCCTGTCCTGTCGCCAGGCCTGGGACCCATGCTGGGGAGCCCTGGCAAGGTACGGAATGCCGGCAAGTACCTTTGCCCACACTGTGGCCGGGATTGCCTGAAGCCCAGTGTTCTGGAGAAGCACATCCGATCCCACACGGGTGAGAGGCCCTTCCCGTGTGCCACCTGTGGCATTGCCTTTAAGACCCAGAGCAACCTGTATAAGCACAGACGCACCCAGACCCACCTCAACCACTCTCGGCTTTCCTCGGAGTCTGATGCAGGTGGGGGCagcctcctggaggagggggacaaGGCTGGAGAGAGCTCCAGAGCAGATGGCATGGGGGACAGCAACAACCagagggtgggtggtggggcCCGATCGGAGAGACCCCTTTCTCCAGGCACCCGGGGTCCTGGGCACTGCCCAGCGCCAGCCATGCACCTGTCTTCTGTTGCCAAGACCCTGGGTCTGAAGTTAGAAGCTGTTCCCTGTCCAGGGTCCACATTTGCTGACAGAGAGACCCCCGTGGACTCTGCCCACACGGCCTCCCCTGGGCTTGCCCTGGCTGGCTCCCAGCCGAGGTGGAAGCTGCCAGAGCAGACGTCCCCGACTGCTGGCCGGCCGTGCTccctgcagcagcagcaggtggCCACGTCCTCAGAGAAGCCCTGGGATGCCAAGGCCTTGGAGGGCCGGCTGCGGAAGTGTGAGAGCACTGACTCGGGCTACCTGTCCCGCTCCGACAGCGCAGAGCAGCCTCCAGCCCCCGGCAGCCCCCTGCACAGCCTGTCTGAGCACAGCGCCGAATCTGAGGGGGAGGTGGCCCTAGGGCCCGGGGGGCCCGGCCTCCAGCTGGAGAAGAAGCATCTGGAGGAGCGCATCGCCTGGCTTATCTCCCACAATCAGGCTGTGGTGGACGATTCCCAGCTGGACAATGTGCGGCCCCGCAAGACGGTCCTGTGCAAGCAAGGCAGCATCGACCTGCCCATGCCCTATACCTACAAGGACTCCTTCCACTTTGACATCCGGGCTCTGCAGCCCGGCCGGAGGAAGCCTGCTGCCCTTAGCTCGGCCCGTTCCACCTTCACCCCCCCAGACAAGGCACGGCCACTCTTTTTTCACTCCGTCCCCACTCAGCTCTCTACCACTGTGGCATGCGTGCCCATCACCAGGAGCAACTCACTGCCCTTTGTCGAGGGCACCAGGACATGGCAGGAACCCCCGGACCCCCAGGTTGCCTGCCCCAGGAGGCAGAAGCCTCtgagccccaggcctgcccctgcCCGACTGATAGATGTCCCCAGCAGCCACCCCCGGGCCCTGGTCAGACAGGCTGCAGTGGAGGACCTGCCATGTCCCCCCACTGGAGACAGCCTGACCCCCGCAGAGGACCCGGATGGAAGCACAgctgctgctggggagggggcagccatcAAGGGCAGAGCAGCCAGTAAGAAGTGCAGCCAGAGGGAGCTGAAGATGTTCTCCCAGGACAAGTGGCAGGTGTATGGGAATGAGACATTCAAGAGAATCtaccagaaaatgaaaagcagttgCCATGGAGGCAAGAAGGCAAAGGAGGTGACCGTGGGTAGTGGGACAGAGCTGGATCTTCCTCTCCAGGAAGAGTTAGCAGGGAATGAAGGCACAGTCCTGTCCCAGGATGGGAGGACCCCTGTCCATGGGGACACATCTGTGGGGGCCAAGCCAGGGCCTTGCAGAAGCCCACTGGCCCCGGAGGGCTTCTTGGGGATGGAGTCCcccaagcagagggagatggTGGCCAGAGCAGGAGGCAGTGACCAGCCCGGGGTGAACAGGGCCACTtcaccccccaccctcagctgCAGAGAACCCCCCTGCTCTGGTGGCAAGAGCCCCCAGCTTTCTCCAAATGGGAGGCTGAAGCCGGGGTGTCAACTGCCCCCATCACCTGGTCCCCTAAAGGGAGGTGAACTAAAGGCTCCCAAGCTGGTTTTGTCAGACCCTAAGCTGGAAGGAGGCACCCGTGGTGGTGGGGACAAGAAGGAGACCTGTCAGTGGACCCAAACTGTGGCGAGACGGCCCAGTGGTGGCTCTGCGGAGCCCCAGCCCTCAGAGGACAAGCTTCCCTCAGAGAGAAAGAAGCTGAAGGTGGAGAAACTGAGCTGCCAGGAACAATCAGAGCCTctggaaacagaaagagaggTCCCAGGCGGCCCCGTGCAGGCCACGTCCTCGACATCTCAGAACCAGGACGGTGACCCTGGGGATAAGCCAGGGGGGCTGCGTGAGAGTGCTGATGGTGTGGtgatgggcagggctgggcagccGGGCAAGCCCTCGGGGCTTTCTGGCGCCACCTGTACTGCTCCTTCTGTGGCCCCAAGGCAGGTGGGGCTGAGGGAAGAGAGCTTGCCCTGTCCTGCAGCCGTGTCCCTTGGGCATCAGTCCCACCTGGCCACTCAGGCCCCCAGTGTCCTCGCTGCCCTGGCAGACACTGCCTTCCCTCCCAAGTACCTCCTCAGGTTGCCTCAGGGAGAGACCTGCCCACCACTTCCCGGCCCCCCGGGGCCCGGACAAGGCCAGGACACTCTCTGCAGGAGACGGTGGCCTGAGGAATGGGCATCCTTTGTTGGGGCAGGGCCAGGGACCCTTCTGGCTCCCTGCCTGGCCTCAGGCTCGGCCCCCAGTGGGACAGACAGCTTCGAGGAGGACCCCGGCTGCTCTAGGCCGTGGCGCAGGAGAaaaggggtgcagggagaggagaaaagagacttGGACACTGGCACCCCAGCAGTGGGGCCGTCCCCTGGCTCATCCACCGGTGCCCCCAGGGAGAcagcctccttcctgcccaccccagcATGTGCCACCTGGAAGACTGGGCCCCCTGACACCCAGCACCTCTGCACGGGCAGCTCTGTGGTGGGGACCAGGCCATCTGGGGGTGTCCCGAGTCCCtgtgcactcagcagggagttagGGGGACCTCCTGAGAATGCCCTGGAAGACCCCTCCTTGGGGCCTCTGGCTGGGCTCagttcctgctgctcctccctcATGGCCCCCACGCCCCCCGGCTGGCCAGAGCTGGCCTCGTGTACCCAGTCGGAGACCCTGTGGAGCTTCAGGGCCCATGGCCCTTTCCCATCATTGAGGGCCGAGCCCCGACTCACATGGTGTTGCTTGAGCCGAAGTCTGCCTTTGCCcacagagcagaaagaaaaggcCGCTTCTGTGTACTTGGCACTGCACTTCCTTGGTGGCAGCCCCCAGGACAAGGGTCCAGACACCCAGCCCGTGAGCAGGGCGGTGGTGGGAGGACGGATGAAGACGGGcctgggagaaggagggcaggTCCAGACGTCAAAG CCCTCCTGCCCAGTGGCCTCAGGGATGGTGTCCCAGGAGCGGGTGTCTGAGCCCGAATGGAAGAAAGGACTGCCATGGAGGAAGGCGAAGATGTTTCGGGGGAGTGGCAAACAGAAGCTGAGCATCCGTTCCAGAAG